The following are encoded in a window of Eschrichtius robustus isolate mEscRob2 chromosome 1, mEscRob2.pri, whole genome shotgun sequence genomic DNA:
- the PLEKHG3 gene encoding pleckstrin homology domain-containing family G member 3 isoform X3 yields the protein MLHPMTTGPLKSDPQKNLPGVPPPGSNARMPVSASLHQDGSQERPVSLTSTTSSSGSSRDSRGTMEEPSGSEASAENGAGSPRGRRLPNSNNSSSWRSMRGPLSPFNSRASVAPAHKLSYVGRVVREIVETERTYVQDLRSIVEDYLLRIIDTPGLLNPEQVSALFGNIESIYALNSQLLRDLDSCNSDPVAVASCFVERSQEFDIYTQYCNNYPNSVATLTECMQDKQQAKFFRDRQELLQHSLPLGSYLLKPVQRILKYHLLLQEIAKHFDEEEDGFEVVEDAIDTMTCVAWYINDMKRRHEHAVRLQEIQSLLINWKGPDLTTYGELVLEGTFRVHRVRSEKTFFLFDKALLITKKRGDHFVYKGHIPCSSLMLIESTRESPCFTVTHYKHSKQQYNIQAKTVEEKRSWTHHIKRLILENHHTTIPQKAKEAILEMDSYYPNRYRHSPERLKKASQDEVSSDVHQGRRQSEPSRHLLRQLSEKARAAGMKGKGRREPEDPKSCRRPSSQSPTTAEKCLSFESVSSLPEVEPDPESGTEQEVLAAVEGPRTEEMPSDTEAPEVLEMQLDTHQLLLGLDPPGDMVDFMVAESTEDPKVLSSEDEEEEMGAAHEPESLLPPSVLDQASVIAERFVSSFSRRSSLALEDGKSSGFGTPRLTSRSSSVISLEDSEKGLAPRGSTTDSLGSQLPPEADISMGVAAESDPSVNGTEPQSPGCPAEPDRPSCTKESKLSSRDRLLLDKIKSYYESAEHHDAGFSVRRRESLSFIPKGLVRNSVSRINSLPRPDPEPLAPLGHKRQVGSRAASWALFDYPGPGQARAGDPAPITDAEFRPSSEIVKIWEEMASPEGSPRKGAGQGQANSFDLHEPLFILEERELGAITEESAAASPESASPTEPPSPAHLARELKELVKELSSGAQGELVSPLHPRILQLSHVMDSHVSERVKSKVYQLARQYSLRIKGKSVTARPPQPWEKVAATTPHLQQEAGPPSGGRGKRKPVLSLFNHEQPTAQEHSPPKPGSAREISPRRFSFSPSATSPRTTSPGAWHIPRSPRSPLDTETFNWPDVRELCSKYASQDEALQAKGSRPRNLPVNRSHSLPENMMQPQPPLSGKVGRCCSLNARRAPAGPGVAQPQPLAGPPPSAPDGGEALYVTADLTLEDNRRMVVMEKGPLSGPNAGLEAASGRGPSSPAAQAGQGPEFQECAEYRPKEEGPRDPADPSQQGRVRSLREKFQALNSTG from the exons ATGTTGCACCCTATGACAACGGGGCCCCTAAAGAGTGACCCTCAGAAG AACCTCCCCGGAGTGCCCCCACCAGGCAGCAATGCCAGAATGCCCGTCTCTGCCTCGCTCCACCAAGATGGCAGCCAGGAGCGGCCGGTGAGCCTGACCTCCACCACCTCCTCGTCGGGCTCCTCCCGTGACAGCCGCGGTACCATGGAGGAGCCCAGCGGCTCCGAGGCTTCGGCCGAGAACGGGGCGGGCTCCCCGCGCGGCCGGCGTCTCCCCAACAGCAACAACTCCAGCAGCTGGCGGAGCATGAGGGGGCCCCTGTCCCCTTTCAACAGCCGGGCGTCGGTGGCGCCTGCGCACAAGCTCAGCTACGTGGGTCGAGTAGTGCGGGAAATCGTGGAAACGGAGCGCACGTACGTGCAGGACCTGCGCAGCATCGTGGAG GACTACCTCTTGAGGATCATTGACACGCCTGGGCTGCTGAACCCGGAGCAAGTCAGTGCCCTCTTTGGGAACATAGAAAGCATCTACGCACTGAACAG CCAGCTACTCAGAGACCTGGACAGCTGCAATAGTGACCCGGTGGCTGTGGCCAGCTGCTTTGTGGAAAGG AGCCAAGAGTTTGATATCTACACCCAGTATTGCAACAACTACCCCAA CTCAGTGGCCACCCTGACTGAGTGCATGCAGGACAAGCAGCAGGCCAAGTTCTTTCGGGACCGGCAGGAGCTGCTGCAGCACTCACTGCCCTTGGGCTCCTACCTCCTAAAGCCAGTCCAGCGCATCCTCAAGTACCACCTGCTACTCCAG GAAATCGCCAAACATTTTGATGAAGAAGAGGACGGCTTTGAGGTGGTAGAGGACGCCATTGACACCATGACTTGTGTGGCCTGGTACATCAACGACATGAAGAGGAGACATGAGCACGCAGTCCGGCTCCAG GAGATTCAGTCTCTGCTCATCAACTGGAAGGGGCCAGACCTGACCACCTACGGGGAGCTCGTCCTGGAGGGCACGTTCCGCGTGCACCGTGTGCGCAGCGAGAAGACCTTTTTCCTCTTTGACAAAGCACTGCTCATCACCAAGAAGCGGGGAGATCACTTTGTCTACAAGGGTCACATCCCG tgCTCCTCCCTGATGCTGATTGAGAGCACCAGAGAATCCCCGTGCTTCACCGTCACACACTACAAGCACAGCAAGCAGCAGTACAACATCCAG GCCAAAACGGTGGAGGAGAAACGGAGCTGGACTCACCACATCAAGAGGCTCATCCTGGAGAACCACCATACCACCATCCCCCAGAAG GCCAAAGAAGCCATCTTGGAAATGGATTCCTATT ATCCCAATCGGTACCGCCACAGCCCAGAGCGCCTGAAGAAGGCCTCCCAGGATGAGGTGTCCAGCGATGTGCACCAGGGGCGCCGGCAGTCTG AGCCATCCAGACATCTGCTCAGGCAACTCAGCGAGAAAG CCAGAGCAGCAGGGATGAAG GGGAAGGGGCGCAGGGAGCCCGAAGACCCCAAGAGCTGCAGAAGGCCCAGCAGCCAATCTCCAACCACCGCTGAGAAGTGCCTGAGCTTTGAGTCTGTGTCTTCCCTGCCGGAG GTTGAGCCAGACCCTGAGTCTGGGACAGAGCAGGAGGTGTTGGCTGCCGTGGAAGGTCCCAGGACCGAGGAGATGCCCTCAGACACAGAGGCTCCAGAAGTCCTAGAAATGCAGCTTGACACCCACCAGCTGCTGCTGGGACTGGACCCCCCGGGTGACATGGTGGACTTCATGGTGGCCGAGAGCACCGAGGACCCTAAGGTCCTGAGCAGTGAGGACGAGGAGGAAGAGATGGGGGCCGCCCACGAGCCCGAgagcctcctgcctccctctgtgCTGGACCAGGCCAGCGTCATTGCCGAGCGGTTCGTCAGCAGCTTCTCTCGGCGGAGCAGCCTGGCACTGGAGGACGGCAAGTCCAGCGGCTTCGGGACCCCGAGGCTGACCAGCCGGAGCAGCAGTGTGATCAGCCTAGAGGACAGTGAGAAGGGCCTGGCCCCCCGTGGGAGCACCACAGACTCCCTGGGCTCTCAGCTCCCTCCAGAAGCGGACATCAGTATGGGGGTGGCCGCAGAGAGTGACCCTTCTGTCAACGGGACAGAGCCCCAGAGCCCAGGCTGCCCAGCGGAGCCAGACAGGCCTTCCTGCACGAAGGAATCGAAGCTTTCTTCCCGAGACCGGCTGTTGTTGGACAAAATCAAGAGCTACTATGAAAGTGCAGAGCACCACGATGCAGGCTTTAGCGTCCGGCGCCGGGAGAGCCTCTCCTTCATCCCCAAAGGACTGGTGAGAAACTCAGTCTCCAGAATCAACAGCCTTCCCAGGCCAGACCCGGAGCCACTGGCTCCGCTGGGGCATAAGAGACAGGTGGGCTCGCGGGCAGCCTCATGGGCCCTCTTTGACTACCCAGGACCAGGCCAGGCTCGTGCTGGGGACCCAGCTCCCATCACAGATGCTGAGTTCCGCCCGTCTTCGGAAATTGTGAAGATCTGGGAGGAAATGGCGTCTCCTGAGGGGAGCCCTCGGAAAGGAGCAGGCCAAGGCCAGGCCAATAGCTTTGACCTGCACGAGCCCCTCTTCATCCTGGAGGAGCGTGAGCTGGGGGCCATCACTGAGGAGTCGGCCGCTGCCTCGCCGGAGAGTGCCTCCCCCACTGAGCCACCCAGCCCGGCCCACCTGGCCCGGGAGCTGAAGGAGCTGGTGAAGGAGCTGAGCAGCGGCGCCCAGGGGGAGCTGGTGAGCCCGCTACACCCCCGCATCCTGCAGCTCTCCCACGTGATGGACAGCCACGTGAGCGAGCGAGTCAAGAGCAAGGTCTACCAGCTGGCTCGCCAGTACAGCCTCCGGATCAAGGGCAAGTCGGTGACAGCCAGGCCACCGCAGCCGTGGGAGAAGGTGGCTGCCACCACCCCACACCTGCAGCAGGAGGCTGGACCACCATCTGGTGGCAGAG GTAAGAGGAAACCAGTGCTGTCTCTCTTCAACCACGAGCAGCCCACAGCCCAGGAACACAGCCCGCCCAAGCCCGGCTCTGCCAGGGAGATATCGCCACGGCGTTTCTCCTTCAGCCCCTCGGCCACCAGCCCGAGGACCACCTCGCCTGGGGCCTGGCACATCCCCCGAAGCCCCCGAAGCCCCTTGGACACCGAGACTTTCAACTGGCCCGATGTCCGAGAACTCTGCTCCAAATATGCCTCCCAGGACGAAGCGCTCCAGGCCAAGGGCAGCCGGCCGCGCAACCTGCCCGTCAACCGGAGCCACTCGCTGCCGGAGAACATGATGCAGCCGCAGCCGCCCCTGTCGGGGAAGGTGGGCCGCTGCTGCAGCCTGAACGCCAGGAGGGCCCCGGCAGGCCCAGGGGTCGCCCAGCCTCAGCCTCTGGCGGGGCCACCCCCAAGCGCGCCGGATGGAGGGGAGGCCCTGTACGTCACCGCAGACCTCACACTGGAGGACAACCGGCGGATGGTTGTCATGGAGAAGGGACCTCTGTCCGGCCCCAACGCGGGACTGGAGGCAGCCAGCGGGCGGGGACCAAGCTCACCAGCAGCCCAGGCGGGGCAGGGCCCGGAGTTCCAGGAGTGTGCAGAGTATCGGCCTAAAGAAGAGGGTCCCAGGGACCCGGCAGACCCAAGCCAGCAGGGCAGAGTGAGGAGCCTGCGGGAGAAATTCCAGGCCTTGAACTCCACAGGTTGA